CTTGAGCCACCCCTATGCCCACAATATCTAGATATTGTTGTGTGGGCATGAGATATAGTTTTGTAATTTGTTATGCTGTTGTGTATGAAAGTATAAATAATTTACCACAAAATGTAAAATCTGCTGAAGAGAAATACCATTGTTTGAGACCCATGGTTTATTGGTCTAGAAACTATAAGCTAGTAATGAGTGGTAGGATAATGGTTATCCCGATGCCATTCTCCCAGCCGCCTCTCCAGTGGGACTTTTTCTGTCTTGTATGGACATATTTGAAATCCATGGTGAATCTTCTCTACcaaaaatggattaaaaaatTCTCTGTATTGtacttgtcaaaaaaaaaataggtgatCACCCCTACTTCTTTAGGACTTCAAttgattcctttatttcttttataggTTCGTAGATTGGCAATGGAGGTTCGACAATTGGCTTCGGCACGATCAATTACTGTTCTTAATGGAAGTTCTAGTGGTATGTTCTACCATGCTTTCAGTGATGCCGTCTCATACTAGATTTTTCTATCTTTGCCTTTGACTTGGCAGAAGTTGCTTTTTAATGATGGTGTTCCTTAATCCCATTTTTCCTGGCAGGTAACTGGACATCTCTGGTAATGCCAGCCGCTGCAGCAGGTGCCTTAGGTTATGGATACATGTGGTGGAAGGTGAAATAACCCTTAGATTCCTTATTTATTGATACTACATCTCAAAGGAGATTGCCACTAGCCTGATGTAAAAGACACCATGTCGAGCTTTTAATAATTCATGCAATACTTTCTTTCTCTCATGATCTGTAATTTCACTGTGTTATCTTCACCTCTTTTTCTCGTTATACTTGTAGGGTTTGTCATTCTCTGACCTTATGTATGTAACAAAAAAGAATATGGCAACTGCTGTTTCAAATCTGACAAAACATCTCGATAATGTCTCAGAGGCCCTTGCTGTGAGTATACACCTGTGCTTTCTTCTTTAGTTCTTCCTCTGCAATCTTTGCACATGTTAGCCTTGCCATGCATTCAAGTTAAAAGTATGCCCTTTTTCCATTCTTACTTACCGTGGTTATGGTTCTTCCGGTAAAAACTTGATATCCAATAGTGTGCTGCTACTACATTATGAGATCCCTTACCCGCTGAGGACTCCTGATGTTAGCCAGAAACCATTTTTCGTGTTTGTATTTTCTGAATTTACCTTATCATATCTGGTCCTATTCCCTTAGGCTTTTTCCAATGTTAGTTAACTTTGGGAGAAGGAGGAGGGAGCAGGAGAGGGCCCTGGGAAGGGACCTTGAACTTAGAAACTAGCTGGATTGATGTGTCCTATGTCTGTTTAAATGTTGGAACTCCCAATTTCGGGTCTTAATTACTAAAACTCACCCAGACAATCCATTTGGCGCATTTAAATCAGATTGTATAGTACACCAGAAGTTGTGTTGGAGATTATTGGATGGTCTTCTGGGCTTGCACATGCATCATTTGTTAGTTGCTGCTTCTGTGCGTCATGGCAGTATCTGCCACATGTTCCAGCTGCATAGGAACCATGTTTTCTGCTTTATTTTGAATCTCTAAAGGAGTGATCTATTTTATCTGCCAAGATTGAGCTTCAACTCATAATATAAATTATGGACAAATTAGCTTGGTATGGACAGACTTGCTGTACAGCTTCCTTAAAACTTCTGGTTAAGTTGGAATTGGTTGAGAGTACACATAGCAGCTGTTTGCACTTTGCAGGAAACAGCGAGTTCAAGACTATGCAGTGGGCAATGAAATATTAGGGTGgtcattgtgtgaaaaatatTCCAACTACTATACATAGGTGTAAGTTTTTTAATCTGACTTGGCTCATCAAGTCTGTGCTTCTCTTCAAGGGTGGCGTCTGTTTGAATGTGGAGATGATGTATCTCTTTTATTCTTGACGTGTTTTTATTTACTAGCAATACTAAATTTGAGGAAAGCTTCATATTTAAGCCTAGTTATCAGTTGGTTATCAAGGGTCCAGTTACTTTTCTTCGTTCAGATGAACAAATAGAGATTCATTACtttgatatatatcatataattCTATTTACATAGCTTCTTGTAAGTTGACACTTTGACATGTTTCATGTAATGATGCAAATAAATTGCATCACATCAACATTGTTTCTAATGTTATAAATATGCGGGTTTGTAATTATGTATAATGTCTTGTTAATTCCATCCTTTCTTATGTTCTGTTTTGTGCTTTGATTAGGCTACAAAGAGGCACTTAACACAGCGAATTGAGAATGTGGATGGAAAATTGGATGAGCAAATGGAGATGTCAAAACTAATTAGGAGTGAGGTGTGTACATCTACTTCAcatatgtttatgttgttgTCCGGGGTTGTCATCTAATTTCATGGCActccattattttatttttatgtttctcTTGTAGCGGAAATGTCAGATTCCTACCTTCCAGTTCCGATGACCACAAGAGAATCATAATATTGTTTTTCCTTATCAAAGTTAAAATCACAGAACAAAATTATAATGAAAAGTATTGAGTTGGTAccaattaaaagaaaagaaaagataagtATGGAGTTGTTATAATCAGGTTTTTGTTGTTCTGGAACAGGTTAATGACGTGCATGGTGATCTGTCCCAGATTGGTTTTGATCTGGATCAACTAAATAGGATGGTTTCTGGTCTGGTGAGCTCTTCTTTCAGCCATTGTGTGTATTTCTCCAAAAAGATTTCAAGGCTCTTTTCTTTCTGTTATATCTAAATCTGTGTGGAGTACAAGCTTTTTTCAATGGTCTTAACTGTCATCTTGGTCATTGTGCCTGTCTatgtaaacatatatattttttttttgaacattggtaaagttgtattcttcagcattaaggacaTGCTGGCCACCTTCAAAATTTACAGCCCTAAGCGAAATTACAAGCTCCCTATTAATTCTATAATTTGATCTACATCTTCTATGCAAagttgtttacaccaaaaaagtaaAGATACCAAACAATTCCATTTTACTTTGTGAATGGAATTAGATCTATCTTCAAAACATCTCCCATTTCTCTCCTTCCACACTGACCACCATATGCATGATGGTATTAGCTTCCACCACTTCTTTTGAGTCTTGCTACCCCCTCTTCTGATCCAACATTTAAAAAGATCAGAGGCGTGTTCTGGCATAGACCAGCTACAGCATGTGATGTTGAGAAACAGCTCCCAGATCTGTGCAGTGAATTTGCAATGTAAAAATAGGTGATTGTTTGTTTCCCCAGTCAAATTGCACAGGAAACACCTAGGGACTAGTTGCTTTCCTTTCTTCTGCAGCACTTCTTGAGTTAAGCAGGCTCTTTTGATGACTAACCAAGTGAAGCATTTCACTTTGGTGGGGATCAATCCTCTCCAAATACTCTTCCATTGATGATGGTAGCCTCTAACCCCAACTTGTATGCCTTTCTTGTAACACTGTTTACTGTGAATTTGCCATCCTTGTTGTGCTTCCAAATAACTCTATCTGGTACATTTGTTACTAGATTGATTCCCCCCAATTTTCCCAGGAAAGAAGCCACTCTATCTACTTCCTAGTCATTCAATAGCCTTCTGAAAGATAGGTCCCAGCCTTGAGTTGTCCAGCATTCACATACTCTGGCTTCAGGATTGTTGCAGATTGAGAAAAGATCTGGGAATGACTCACTTAGAGGAATTTGATCAATCCATCCATCTCTCCAAAACTTGATCTTGTTGCCATTTCCAATTTTGAGAAACACATTTTCTTCCATAGAGTTCCATAAAGCTCTGATTGACCTCCATACTCCCCATCCATAGGGTTCTGACACTATCTCTGTACACCATGGGTTCAATTCCCCATACTTTGCCACTATCACCTCCTTCCATAAGGTTCCTTCCTCACTAGTATATCTCCACAACCACTTCATCAAAAGGCCCTTGTTTTGGATTCTCAAATTTCTAATACCCATATGTAAACATATATTGACATTTGTATTTCATAAAATATCTGTTACCTACTGATCTTTTTGTCTCAACTATATTTGAATTTGTAGGATGGCAAGTTACTTTCTTTGGAAGGCAAGCAggtaatttgaaaaaattgttatttcaGCTATTAGGCTACAAATTCTgttcattattattaatagCCAAAAAGGTCTAATATGTGGTTTCTGGAACTAGTAGCGAATATCTATTTTCCCGGTCATCTTGATTGATATTCAGTACTAAGTATTGCACTTACTGTTGATAACAGGAGCTTGCAAATGCTGGTGTTATGTACCTGTGTAATTTTATCAATGGAAAAAAGGTGAAGATGCCTGAGACACTGCAGGTTCGTACAATTGTTAGTTCAAGTAACTTTTTCCACTAAAATGTTGTTTGACTTATGCTTCTAATTCTCTCCCTGCATCAGAAGGCTCGGGAGTGTGGATACGTTTAGTGAACCAGAAACGAAATAAGTATCCTTATTCTAAAAAAGTTCCTTCAaacttttaacattttttcAAGTACAATTTTACACTCTTTTTCGACTTAACTTCAAATACtactacttttttcttttttcaaatatcaCTCAATTCATGTCCAAACACCACCCTACTTGATTATTCTCCGTGCATGATATGATTTTCTTGAAGTTTTTCGTATTTAAAGCATGGAGAGAACCTCTTAAGATACTTATACTATGATCCAAAGACCACATAATTGGATAACAATTTTGCCTTAATGTTTCTGATTTTAGTCCTGGAGTGAAAGTGAGATGGAAAATTTTGCTTTATCAGTAATTTTACTTCCCTTAGAGAAGAGTTCTGACAAATAGACCAAAACTATTAATGACTTTGGTAAAGTTGAgtcatggatattttggtgtatgAGATATTTTTTGCAAAACATTGGGAGGAGCATTGCAAGAATAAAATACAGTGGAGATAATAAAGATTTTTATTACATACATTAAAAAACTGTGAAACTTTCTAAGGTATTTTATGCTCTATGAGcctatttttcttctctttttttatggTATGATATTTTGATGGTTTAGGGTTGTTGATGCTTGCTACCAATATCTTTTTTAATCATAACTTCCTGCTGCAGGAACAACTTACAATTGTGGGCAACTCTACACCTACTCTGATGGTACTTCGGCTAACTTGAATATTTCTTGTCGTGTTACTGTTCATTGTCCGTCTACTAGAGCATATGCTGTGGTTCATATTTCTTGTCATTTCATATCGCTCAGTGAATATCAGGAACCTTTGTAATTTCACTAGCATTTGACTTCACTAATCTAAGAACTTGCGGACTCCTTACCGGAAGTAAACAACAACAGATTTATTACAGATGGCATTACTCAAGATGGTATTGATAAATTGAAGCCGCCTAGACCCCTGTTGAGGTattgtttcttcagttccagaaTTCTTTTTGCAAGTTTTAACTCCGCATCTCCCCATtctctcttttccttttattatgaTCACTATGAAGGATTTGAGTTGATAGTGTAGTTgcttattttaataattattttcgcCTGGAGAGTTGGTATTCACCTTTCTATAGTGGTGACGGGGTGGGGCAGTGGCAGATCAAGGTAATAAACCTACGGGTTCCCGAGAAGCAGTATCTTTTGCCAAGATCTACTAGATATCTATAAATAATTGACTACGTGTCCAATTAATATTGTACATTAAATGAGGTCACTTTAGGAAtcgataaacttcaaatcctaGATCCGCCTTTGGAGCAGGGGATCGAGTGGAGTTAACCTATATAGGTCAAGATCCTTAGGTATCTTCTGCCGTAGAATAACCACATATCTTTCTAATCATCTTTTCGTTCATGGATTTAACAGGACTGCCTCTACCAAGTGCTGATTAAGGGAAATATGTGAAATTCTCGTtttgttatttcattttatctttTGGTGTGATATATGAAGCCACAACACGTGAAACGAGGGTGGgtgatgattatttttttttgtaatgaaTGGCAATCTCTCGGATTGCTTTTCTAGGTTTGTTATGATATAAACTTGTCCTAAGCTATTTTTTCACCCGTGTTAGTAATTGTAATCACAGAAATTTGTACATGCTGAAATAAGTACACGCCAGTGAATGGAAGAATACTACAATGTTATGTTCTTTCTATCGTTTCTTTGGAACAGGATTGTacattttttagttatttttgtaCCTTGTGAggttttttgttttactttacttgtggaatttcactagtgtgTTGTTGTGGAAGAAAACATCTCCCATTGTGTTCCTCTATTTTTACATTGTTTGTTGGTCGTTGCGTGGAGTTTTATCATGATTGTTGCTTCTCCTTGGTGTTGTTGAAGTATAGTTCCTTCCGTACTACTTGTCTGTACTCATTGATTAGCGTTGAgattgaaaataatatgtttgatTAGATACTACGTTTGTTCCAACTTGTATTATCCTATTTttgttttaactttaaaattcgTATTTCACCTTTGAACCTATCAAGAGAGTTATTATAAAAAGGTAGCTGAAGGATAAAATATTAGATAATAAGCAGAGGCAAAAtgggaaaaagaaaataaggtaAATTATACAATTACATCAAATTGGTCGGTGTAGataatgaaattttttgttgtaTCATGATGAATTTGATGATAAGATACAATTAAATAGtaacaactaaaataaatattgtgtttAAGAAACAACATAATACAATATACCATAGGtaacaatcatccaaacaaaatttatttatatttataaaaatattttaatttattttatataagtaGGTTCAAAAGTTTTTAGTCTTTTCTTTAAACTATATATGTTTTGTCAAACAATAAACTGGGATGGGAGAGTAGATTGTTTGGGGGAGTTTCTAAAGTAGAAATCTAAAGAAACTATTACCAAAGCAAATAGGAAAGGATTCCAACATCTTAAATCTTAATAAATTTCAACATGACTTCgcataaaatttgatttttttttttaaatcttcaaatttgatatttctaaAGTACAAAGAGGGCAATACGCAAAGTCGAGGATAATCAGACTTGCTtgaataactaaaaatataaataaagaatctattttgacataaatgaaCATATCCTTCAAAAAGAATAATggaaaaataagagaaaggCTATTCATACTGTTGCAGAAAATCTCATATTTGTTGAACTCTCCCCTTATTGAAAAGTATTTGAAACACTTCTCTATTATCACAAAGTGTAGCTTTAGAAGCATGTGTACAAGCTTGTAACTAAGGGCATGATCTTTAAGatcattttattcaaaacactCAATTATGACATCCTTAGCTAGTTTCGACAATTGGACGGATCGAGTTAGATATGGCTTGTAAAAATGGGTTTAGAGAAACACAAATACGTTACCAATCTTTAGTCCCAAACCCGTTAAGCAAAGAACTTGCTTAGAACAATGTTTGTGTTATTGATTTTTAGTTTAAACGATTACTTGACAAGTCTATCAATAACTATGATTATTGAAATTGTTGCAAATCAATAATAGCAAATTTAGGATTTCGAGTCAGTAAGTTatattctttatatatatatatatatatatggttttTTTAACACATCCTATAATTCAAGCTAAAATTGATAAGTTCTATTAAATCCGTTGCGTGTAATTTAATACAAATTTTGCATTGTGTCgatgtttttttaaatattaaagaaaagtaATACGTAATATCTTTTGCAATGCCCTTAAAAGACTAGAAGTTTTTGAGTCCATTATTAACCACTACTAAAAGCAagattccattttctttttttggggtCTCTACTTTTTATTGTAATAGAATTCTGGTGGTTTATTATACTTATATATTACCTCTATCTATACTTGTTATCACAATTGATGATGATTCTTTACACtccttaaatttaaaattttgaatttgtctcTAATAACATGCATAGGAATTCAAGtattgtgtcaagcaagggCACAATTGAATGATTCGGAGGAGATTTATCGAActtcttttatcaaaaataatttcttttgtttgtcaAATCTCTAGACATAAGGGAAACTTCAAATGCAACAACAAAGCTAGCTTAAGAATTGCTTTAAGTCACGAGTTTGAATCTCAAATATTTTGGTACTTTtgcaatttttaaaagaattttattaaaattgcTGGCTTCATTACTAGATCAATGGTTTGTAGAGCTtcataatttctatttttggtaGTTTCTTGTTTGTTTTACTCAGCTCAGCTCTAACTTCATCGAAACACAACTATAATTGAATTTGTGAAAGATGTCATAGTCAATACTATtgaaacttaaaagaaaaatatcgaATTGAAAAGATAATTCTCTCATCGTACCCCTAGCCACTAACCAAAAGATGCCTTAGAAACGTCACTATCGGAAGTACCAAGTCAAATTCTAAGAAGAATTagcataataattaattaatagtttaaGATATTCATGCATTTATAAGCCATGATTGAGCTTTGGATTATATAGTAAATTATCATGTGtctttcatgaaaaaaaaaataatagctggcttaaaatattagaaaaagaaaacttaCCTAAATCTCTTACTAGTGCACCAATAATTGAGATTTGAAACAATACCAACATACTCCGTGTGATCCtacaaagaaattaaatttgagaaagaTAGAATATACGCAACactacttcttctttttaaaaaatagagaaattatttttgagtaGATTCACAACTcgagaaaaaattaattttaaagtcCAAGGTGTAATATCATACATATTTCAATAtctatatttcaaatttgaaattaaattaatatagataAATAAGTGTGATCTTACAAAtaagtgttttcttttttaatgagCTATATGTAGTACGAATCCTATTGGATAAATTTGCAATCGAAATTccctttttagtttttttcttttctatatagTTTAATGGTTGAAAAAAATTAGGGTGAATTTACATTATTTGTTACATATTCCTAAAATCCAAtaatttaaccaaaattttatctttatattaaaaatttacttaatatttatatacaaataatctatttcaaatttattaagATATACCGTCTAAAATCTAGAACTCAAAAATTTAAACGACTAATTATATCCTATAAATATCATTGTTGATAGCTacgttaattaaaaaatatatatacttcccaatacaataaataataatgaaaattctAAGGTTTGAAAATAATTAGTCAAACTTTCATCTCTTTGACTTTCAACATtgtttttggatttttaggCACATGCATGCATGTATTTCATATTTTGTCAATACGAAAAAGGAGGCTTGTAGCCAAgattaaattatctttatatAATGAATAAATCATAAGTTTGAACGGTgaaaataatcattaatatttatattaaaataaattgttttttgttAAACCTGTTAAAGagtataattcttttttaaattctgTTAACGCGGAATATTTTTTACATCGATCTATTCTTATCTTGTTAATGTGAAAAGAGATTTTGTATATgtagtataaataataaaataaatattctcaAAGGAGGGTTGTACCGTAAGAATTGATTATGTTTGGTAAATGATAACGTGTCTGCTGCATTTGTTTGGTAAAGTTTGATTAATTACAAAGTTTAAGAATGACTTgagatttttaaagtttatgattttaaataggGCAGTAGGTAGGGGAGGGTTGTTTTGCTTTTCAAGGGCAGTGGCGGAGTCAGAATTTTCAATAAGGAggttcaaaatctaaaaaaatagacacacgaagtagCCGAATGGGGTTCAACATATAcctaaaaagttattttaaccatatataaattatataattttccgccgaatggggttcggatgaaccccctaaTAGTAAGGTGGCTCTGCCACTGCCGAGGATTTAGAGTTgttgatatgtttgttatcatattagtctcattattattattatgtagtttttttcttttgatatctATCATCGTATGTTGTTACTTGCTATgatttctatattattttagagAAAACAGCCAAATACCCCCTCAATCTATTACgcaattctcaactacacaccaATACTTTACGGAGGTCTTATTACCCCCTTGAAGTATTTTGAACAGAAATATTAACACCCTTAAGTGCTGATGTGGGAAAAATTTTACTATGGGTGAGGCCCAACCAACCAAAGTTGGAAGAGGCTCCACCCATTTTTTGACATGTGGATCGTGGGGCCCAAACTATTAGTTAAAGCTGAAAAATGAAACCAAAAGGAGAGAGAATGTAAAGTTTGAGTGGGAATTGCAAGATAATTGTGGGGTCCATGTCAacttcaattaaataaattaaaatattatattgaaagtaggggtgtacaaaaaccgatttaaccaataaaccgaaccgaaaaaaacactattggtttattaatattgggttattgggctaacggttttGCGAAAAaatttattgggttattggttcggttttcggttttcggttttataatttttgttaatggttaaaccgataacccaataagactatactaaatttactagtcttattattaatggttaaacgattgttattttcacactttttgttaatggttaaacgattgttactttcacactttttcctttgaatgtgtctagtgtctaaacttgcaagaaaaatgattgttacttttatgattattactttcatgccaaatgctggaaagatcatatggtttatttgaaaattttcttatcgtgtatataatatatatgagtattttcttattggttaaatcgaaaatcgaaccgttaagtaccataaaccgattaaccaaaaaccgataagaaatatgttattggtttggttatcggtttgatgTATTTacaaaccaaaaaccgataaactgaaccaataacacctaaaaccgaaccgaaccgaaccgaccaaTGTGCACCCCTAATTGAAAGTGGAAAAGTGCAAGGGAATAAAACGTCATATTATTAgttgatcaatatttttattttctattttatagcCACATTTATTTAACGTGTTGAATTgaatatctattaaaaatattattcttatattGAAATTTGTTTACACTCTATTTTCTTTAAACTCGcgttacttttaaaaatagttcTATATTACAAGATAAGATAAGatttgtgtattttttattgTCTTCAAACTAATTTACTATTAACGTCAAATACCAAATTGAAGACATGCATAATTCTAATCACCTATTAAATAAACCCTTTAATGCTACTAAAGCAATGGGGTGAAGAAATGGAGGACAATATGAAAAAAGAGcggaaaaaaagaaagtgataTCGTTTGTTTTGAAAACTCGAAAATCTCATTAAATGATTGTTGGTTAATTTTATCATGCTGCGTTTCatttacacaaaatataaattatttcattagttaaattatttatcgtAGTGACTAGTGAGAATGTACATTATGTTAGCATTTATTAATTGAGAAAAGGTTCTATACAAACTTGTGGtccctccgtctcatattattaaaaatattttttcggaattattatttattttagataattaaaatagagtgtattaaGAAGAGTTACAATTGTGATAAGGTATATTTCAAAAATACCTTTCTACCTCCACGAAATAGTGATaaggtatatatgtgtatattcCCACAATTGTGTGATCTCACtagatatattgttgttgtataatTTTAAATGTGACACaatatttgtgtggctataaaaaCTCTAATTAAGGGTATATAGAAAGTTAAAGTTGATTGTTTCTAAGAGAAATGTACCAATTTTTTTAGGACGGGCTACAAATAAAACACAACATATCATATGTAATCTCACATATAGGGTCTAAGGAGACTAGAGTATGTACACATACATTGTCCCTACGTCGCGAAAGTAGAGAGACTGTTTTTGAAAGATCCTTGACTTAAGTAATGCATATCAAGAAcagtttgaaaaagaaaatacaaaaataaaaaaagacataacaaataaaaaaaaaaacatagcatGCAAAAAACAAGAAACAACCACAAAATAATGGGAtaatcaaaacacaaaaaccaaCTAATTATAACAAAAATCCTTTTAAATTTGTGTCAAATTAAATAATCTTATAAAATCAACATAGggaatattcttttattttctatcaATCTAATCAAACTATCATAGGAAATTGAACTTCAATTGTTACTCGGGGCTTGAAAATAGACTTTTGaatatatactaataaaatattcaaataatttGCAAGTATGTATAGGTACAAAATTGTATATAATCACCAAAGATATAATGGCGGAGTAATAAATACTTTAAGTTCGAACCTTGAATATAAGTcacttttgataaaaaataaaaaaattcgttacaaatttaaattgatCGAAATTTAAAATAGATACTGAACATCAAATGAGATAAGCCAAAAAAAGGGGAAGACAAAATGATGATAATATAAAGGAACAAAAATAATGTAGTGGACAAATGAGGCATATATCACTTTCTGAAGCCCCTTTTCTGCTAATTTTGtacttttggacttgaaatttCGACCTATAATTAGAACtacaaaaaaatcttttttttgcaGCTATTTGCAGATTTGCTCCCTCAAATTCCTATCTTTCAACAATCCAATCAAATCTTTTGGTCATAAATAATTTCCTTTTGGACCATAAAAAAGACGGTACTTGCAAAACAAAATCTTAACCAAAAGATATGTTTGTTTAGCCAATACACATGATTTTATACAAGTGATATcacctttttaaaataaaataaaaaatatggcCGAATTTATAAGCTGATCAAACTAGTTTATAGGTACTTTTAATCTCATATCGAAGGTGTGATAAggtttaacaattttttttgatatactATGTATATTCATAAGTCACAATAGAGTATGTTGGAGTTTTTTAGAAAAAGTAATTAatgtgttttgtttttgttttaattgagtaaattttaggtttaacaaacataaaaatcatattagcgcTTTATAGCTACAGTTTTGTtatttgcgctccatagcaaaatgtttgttatggagcatcAGAATTGTATAAAAATCGTAGGCAACATCTGATTGAATAAAATCGCAGgcatctgatttgtataaataagGTATCTGTGTCTATGAAAATtgcttttgtatatgtatatgttattagtgtttgtatatctacataaaatttgaattcgtatacaattgaatcga
This genomic stretch from Solanum stenotomum isolate F172 chromosome 10, ASM1918654v1, whole genome shotgun sequence harbors:
- the LOC125841578 gene encoding uncharacterized protein LOC125841578, whose protein sequence is MVIPMPFSQPPLQWDFFCLVWTYLKSMVRRLAMEVRQLASARSITVLNGSSSGNWTSLVMPAAAAGALGYGYMWWKGLSFSDLMYVTKKNMATAVSNLTKHLDNVSEALAATKRHLTQRIENVDGKLDEQMEMSKLIRSEVNDVHGDLSQIGFDLDQLNRMVSGLDGKLLSLEGKQELANAGVMYLCNFINGKKVKMPETLQVRTIVSSRTTYNCGQLYTYSDGTSANLNISCRVTVHCPSTRAYAVVHISCHFISLSEYQEPL